The Deinococcus aquaticus genomic interval GGCCGGCCGATAGGGGTTGACGTGCCCTGCATACTGGGGTATCCTTTCCTTATCACCGCCGAAGAAGGCGGGTTTTTCGTTTTAGGCTATTTTCCCTGCTTTGCCCCACCCCCAGCCCCAGAGGGACGGGGGAGCCAAAGTCGGCACTGGGCAAGAGGTTTGACTGACGCAGCCGCTGGTGGTTTGCGTTCTGCTTTTTTCCCTCTCCCCCTGCGAGAGAGGGAGGGAGGCGCGAAGCGACGGAAGGGTGTGGGGACGCGCGGCCACCATCATGTGCAGGAGGAACGCGACCGTACTGGGTCAACTGTGGGAGCGGGGTTTCGCGCTTCGGGCTACCCTGCCCCTATGGATCTCGCTGCTGCCCGCGCCGCCCTGCAAGCCGCCTCTCGCGTTGCTGTGCTGACCGGCGCGGGCGTCAGTGCCGAGAGCGGCATTCCCACCTTCCGGGACGCGCAGACCGGCCACTGGGCGCGCTTCAAACCTCAGGATCTCGCCAGTCCGCCCGCGTACCGCCGCGACCCGGAGATGGTGTGGGAGTGGTACGCGGGCCGCTACCGGGACGTGCTGGCCGCGCAGCCGAACGAGGCTCACCACCTGCTCGCCCGGCTGGAGCGCGAGAAGGGCGCGGGCTTCTTCCTCGCCACGCAGAACGTGGATGGCCTGCACCACCGCGCGGGCAGCGGTACGCACGGCGGCACGGTCGTGGAACTGCACGGCAACCTCCTCAGCGCCCGGGACGAGGTGACGGGCGAAATCCACCCCCTCGCCGCGCCCGCCGAACTGGTCACGCCGCCCACCTCGCCGCTCGGGAACCGCATGCGGCCCAACGTCGTCTGGTTCGGCGAACTCCTGCCCGAGGACGCCCTGGAAGCCGCGCAGGACGCCTTCGCCGCCGCCCAGGTCGCGCTGGTCATCGGCACCAGCGGGGCCGTGTACCCCGCCGCCGGACTGGCCGCCGAGACGCTGCGGCGCGGCGGGATCGCCATCGAGATCAACCCTACCGACACCGAGATCTCGCACCAGATGACCTTCGCCGTGCGGGACGTCGCGTCACGCGGACTCGCCGCGCTGCTCGAATGAAGAAAGGACTCGTCCCGGCGCGCATCTGGGGCCTGCTCGCCAGCGAGGCCGACCGCGTGGTGCTCTTCCGGCGCGGCCCCTCACGCTGGACGCGCGTGTACCTGTGGGACACCGCCACCGACACCCTCTCGCCCGGATCGTGGTTCCACGGGCGGCTGTACGAGTGGATGAGCGACCTCTCTCCCGACGGCGAGCACCTGCTGTACCACGCGCAGAACGAGTCAAAACGGCAGCAGGCGCTGGCAATGGAACGCTACGGCGTCAGAATGTGGGACTGGACGGCTCTGTCGAAACCGCCGCAGGTTCACGCCATCGGACTGTGGAACGCCTCGGACGGCTGGAGCGGTGGCGGCGCGTTCCGGGACTCACGGACGATTCAGGTCAACCACACCGACCTGACGAAACAGCAACTGATTCGCCCGCCGGGTTTTGAGGTCCTGCATCCTACGGGCACGTTGCGGGTGGATACCTTCCGCGTCGTATTGAAACGGACGGGTTGGCACGTCGCTCATCAGCCGAGACGCTGGATCGGCATGGGTGAA includes:
- a CDS encoding Sir2 family NAD-dependent protein deacetylase, coding for MDLAAARAALQAASRVAVLTGAGVSAESGIPTFRDAQTGHWARFKPQDLASPPAYRRDPEMVWEWYAGRYRDVLAAQPNEAHHLLARLEREKGAGFFLATQNVDGLHHRAGSGTHGGTVVELHGNLLSARDEVTGEIHPLAAPAELVTPPTSPLGNRMRPNVVWFGELLPEDALEAAQDAFAAAQVALVIGTSGAVYPAAGLAAETLRRGGIAIEINPTDTEISHQMTFAVRDVASRGLAALLE